The Magnolia sinica isolate HGM2019 chromosome 9, MsV1, whole genome shotgun sequence genome contains a region encoding:
- the LOC131256216 gene encoding putative receptor-like protein kinase At3g47110 isoform X2: MAQNFLTGTIPIGIGKLNKAGKLFFAENELSGQIPSSLGNISQLLVLSLYANNLSGSIPSTLGNCINLEFIYLHINKFSSSLPKPLFIFPSLIELDIGNNSFTDSLPVEVGNLKTLWILSVSNNKLSGEIPSWLGNCLSLEYLLLDGNFFQESIPPIFSTLRGLRYLDLSRNNLSGEIPKYLEKLALESLNLSFNNFKGEVPKQGVFGNASQVSVLGNNKLCGGIPELNLPQCASQASKKRRKSLASKVKISVVAVVVLCLILVSCIFATLYWIRKSRRKPVDVPSAEDPFVTMSYAELFKATDGFSSANLVGTGSFGAVYKGALDRDGTMVAVKLFNLQQQGALRSFMAECEALKTIRHRNLVKILTCCRDGHEQLGRNLKFTQMLNIAIDVASALDYLHNHCQTSIIHRDLKPSNILLDDDMIAHVGDFGLARFLPEVQTSSVGIKGSVGYIAPEYAMGNKASTQGDVYSYGILLLEMITGKGPTDGMFMDNLSLHHFAKLALPEQVMEIVEPRLLIEDIEVTQGNGNHINTRNKMHECLISMVKIGVLGSSESPRERMCMKDVASEMHTIKNQYLRVTIHRDI; encoded by the exons ATGGCGCAAAACTTTTTAACAGGTACTATTCCCATTGGTATTGGGAAGCTTAACAAGGCAGGAAAGCTTTTCTTTGCAGAAAATGAATTATCAGGGCAAATTCCGTCTTCCTTAGGCAACATCTCCCAATTGTTGGTACTCAGTTTATATGCAAACAATCTATCGGGGAGCATACCTTCAACTCTTGGTAATTGCATAAACCTGGAATTCATATACCTCCACATTAATAAGTTCAGCAGTAGCTTACCGAAACCGCTTTTCATCTTTCCATCTTTGATTGAACTTGACATTGGAAATAACTCTTTTACCGATAGTTTGCCAGTCGAAGTTGGTAACTTGAAAACTCTCTGGATATTGAGCGTTTCAAATAACAAATTGTCAGGAGAAATTCCAAGCTGGCTAGGCAATTGTCTAAGCCTAGAGTATCTCTTGTTGGATGGAAACTTCTTTCAAGAATCAATTCCTCCAATATTTAGTACTCTAAGAGGCCTTCGATACCTGGATCTTTCACGCAACAACCTTTCCGGGGAGATTCCAAAATATCTGGAGAAGCTTGCTCTAGAGTCTCTAAATCTTTCCTTCAATAATTTCAAGGGTGAAGTACCAAAACAAGGGGTCTTTGGAAATGCCAGTCAAGTTTCAGTGCTCGGAAATAATAAGCTTTGTGGGGGTATTCCAGAATTAAATTTGCCTCAATGCGCTAGCCAAGCTTCCAAGAAACGGAGAAAGTCTCTTGCATCAAAAGTAAAAATCTcagttgttgctgttgttgtccTGTGCCTCATCTTAGTATCATGTATCTTTGCCACTCTTTATTGGATAAGAAAGTCAAGAAGGAAACCGGTTGATGTGCCTTCTGCGGAGGATCCTTTCGTCACCATGTCTTATGCGGAACTCTTTAAAGCAACAGATGGCTTCTCATCTGCCAATTTGGTCGGCACTGGAAGTTTTGGCGCTGTATATAAAGGGGCTCTAGATCGTGATGGAACTATGGTAGCAGTGaaactcttcaatcttcaacaACAAGGAGCTCTAAGGAGCTTCATGGCTGAATGCgaagccttaaaaaccattagGCATCGGAATCTTGTTAAGATCTTAACTTGCTGT AGAGATGGTCATGAGCAGCTTGGAAGGAACTTGAAGTTTACTCAAATGCTGAACATAGCTATTGATGTGGCTTCTGCACTGGATTATCTGCATAATCATTGCCAAACGTCAATCATTCATCGAGATTTAAAGCCAAGCAATattcttcttgatgatgacatgattgctcATGTGGGTGATTTCGGGCTAGCCAGGTTCTTACCTGAGGTTCAAACTAGCTCGGTTGGAATCAAGGGATCTGTTGGATACATCGCTCCAG AATATGCAATGGGCAATAAagcatctacacaaggagatgttTACAGCTATGGAATCCTTCTATTGGAGATGATCACTGGAAAGGGGCCAACTGATGGTATGTTTATGgacaatctaagccttcatcaCTTTGCTAAGTTGGCTTTGCCTGAACAAGTAATGGAGATTGTTGAGCCACGACTGCTTATAGAAGACATTGAAGTTACTCAAGGCAATGGAAATCATATCAATACaagaaataaaatgcatgaatgcttgatttcaatggtcaaaatcGGTGTGTTAGGCTCTTCAGAGTCTCCAAGAGAACGAATGTGCATGAAAGATGTGGCTTCAGAAATGCATACAATCAAGAACCAGTATCTCAGGGTCACGATTCACAGAGACATCTAA
- the LOC131254817 gene encoding pentatricopeptide repeat-containing protein At1g14470-like, which translates to MQLYILSQQSRLDSSSLIGGYLRTGDIVNARCLFDQMVERDVVAWTAMISGYAKNGEFAEAIKLFHMMLVDVVKPDEERF; encoded by the exons ATGCAGCTATACATTTTATCTCAGCAAAGCAGATTAGATTCTTCTTCTCTGATTGGTGGTTATTTGAGGACTGGGGACATAGTAAATGCAAGGTGCCTATTTGATCAGATGGTTGAGAGAGATGTGGTAGCATGGACGGCCATGATCTCAGGCTATGCTAAGAATGGGGAATTTGCTGAGGCAATTAAGCTTTTTCACATGATGCTGGTTGATGTTGTGAAGCCAGATGAG GAGAGATTTTGA
- the LOC131256216 gene encoding putative receptor-like protein kinase At3g47110 isoform X1, with protein sequence MAQNFLTGTIPIGIGKLNKAGKLFFAENELSGQIPSSLGNISQLLVLSLYANNLSGSIPSTLGNCINLEFIYLHINKFSSSLPKPLFIFPSLIELDIGNNSFTDSLPVEVGNLKTLWILSVSNNKLSGEIPSWLGNCLSLEYLLLDGNFFQESIPPIFSTLRGLRYLDLSRNNLSGEIPKYLEKLALESLNLSFNNFKGEVPKQGVFGNASQVSVLGNNKLCGGIPELNLPQCASQASKKRRKSLASKVKISVVAVVVLCLILVSCIFATLYWIRKSRRKPVDVPSAEDPFVTMSYAELFKATDGFSSANLVGTGSFGAVYKGALDRDGTMVAVKLFNLQQQGALRSFMAECEALKTIRHRNLVKILTCCVSIDFKGNDFKALVYEYMPNESLDKWLQRDGHEQLGRNLKFTQMLNIAIDVASALDYLHNHCQTSIIHRDLKPSNILLDDDMIAHVGDFGLARFLPEVQTSSVGIKGSVGYIAPEYAMGNKASTQGDVYSYGILLLEMITGKGPTDGMFMDNLSLHHFAKLALPEQVMEIVEPRLLIEDIEVTQGNGNHINTRNKMHECLISMVKIGVLGSSESPRERMCMKDVASEMHTIKNQYLRVTIHRDI encoded by the exons ATGGCGCAAAACTTTTTAACAGGTACTATTCCCATTGGTATTGGGAAGCTTAACAAGGCAGGAAAGCTTTTCTTTGCAGAAAATGAATTATCAGGGCAAATTCCGTCTTCCTTAGGCAACATCTCCCAATTGTTGGTACTCAGTTTATATGCAAACAATCTATCGGGGAGCATACCTTCAACTCTTGGTAATTGCATAAACCTGGAATTCATATACCTCCACATTAATAAGTTCAGCAGTAGCTTACCGAAACCGCTTTTCATCTTTCCATCTTTGATTGAACTTGACATTGGAAATAACTCTTTTACCGATAGTTTGCCAGTCGAAGTTGGTAACTTGAAAACTCTCTGGATATTGAGCGTTTCAAATAACAAATTGTCAGGAGAAATTCCAAGCTGGCTAGGCAATTGTCTAAGCCTAGAGTATCTCTTGTTGGATGGAAACTTCTTTCAAGAATCAATTCCTCCAATATTTAGTACTCTAAGAGGCCTTCGATACCTGGATCTTTCACGCAACAACCTTTCCGGGGAGATTCCAAAATATCTGGAGAAGCTTGCTCTAGAGTCTCTAAATCTTTCCTTCAATAATTTCAAGGGTGAAGTACCAAAACAAGGGGTCTTTGGAAATGCCAGTCAAGTTTCAGTGCTCGGAAATAATAAGCTTTGTGGGGGTATTCCAGAATTAAATTTGCCTCAATGCGCTAGCCAAGCTTCCAAGAAACGGAGAAAGTCTCTTGCATCAAAAGTAAAAATCTcagttgttgctgttgttgtccTGTGCCTCATCTTAGTATCATGTATCTTTGCCACTCTTTATTGGATAAGAAAGTCAAGAAGGAAACCGGTTGATGTGCCTTCTGCGGAGGATCCTTTCGTCACCATGTCTTATGCGGAACTCTTTAAAGCAACAGATGGCTTCTCATCTGCCAATTTGGTCGGCACTGGAAGTTTTGGCGCTGTATATAAAGGGGCTCTAGATCGTGATGGAACTATGGTAGCAGTGaaactcttcaatcttcaacaACAAGGAGCTCTAAGGAGCTTCATGGCTGAATGCgaagccttaaaaaccattagGCATCGGAATCTTGTTAAGATCTTAACTTGCTGTGTCAGCATTGATTTCAAGggcaatgattttaaagctcTAGTTTACGAGTACATGCCCAATGAAAGTCTAGACAAGTGGTTGCAGAGAGATGGTCATGAGCAGCTTGGAAGGAACTTGAAGTTTACTCAAATGCTGAACATAGCTATTGATGTGGCTTCTGCACTGGATTATCTGCATAATCATTGCCAAACGTCAATCATTCATCGAGATTTAAAGCCAAGCAATattcttcttgatgatgacatgattgctcATGTGGGTGATTTCGGGCTAGCCAGGTTCTTACCTGAGGTTCAAACTAGCTCGGTTGGAATCAAGGGATCTGTTGGATACATCGCTCCAG AATATGCAATGGGCAATAAagcatctacacaaggagatgttTACAGCTATGGAATCCTTCTATTGGAGATGATCACTGGAAAGGGGCCAACTGATGGTATGTTTATGgacaatctaagccttcatcaCTTTGCTAAGTTGGCTTTGCCTGAACAAGTAATGGAGATTGTTGAGCCACGACTGCTTATAGAAGACATTGAAGTTACTCAAGGCAATGGAAATCATATCAATACaagaaataaaatgcatgaatgcttgatttcaatggtcaaaatcGGTGTGTTAGGCTCTTCAGAGTCTCCAAGAGAACGAATGTGCATGAAAGATGTGGCTTCAGAAATGCATACAATCAAGAACCAGTATCTCAGGGTCACGATTCACAGAGACATCTAA